The window TCCGACGCCGAACGGCGGGTCCGCTGGAGCGAGGGCAGGGCGCCGGGCGCGCCGGGCACCATGACGTACCAGGGCGCGACGATCACGGTGTTCGAGGCGGCCGTCGTCGAGGAGGCCCGCGACAAGATGGGGCTCCGGGTCGGCGACGTCCGCGTCCTCGGTGAGAGCGACCACGTCGCCGTCCGGATCGTCGGCCTGTTCGCCCCGAAGGACCCCGCCGACCGCTACTGGAGCCACCACCCCGACGTGCTGCGCGTCACCGAGGTGCAGCCGCCGGGCAAGCTGGACCTGGAGCGGCACACGACCGCGCTGCTCTCCGACGGCGGGCTGACCGCGCTCAGCGGCGAGGGCCGCAACCTCGTCTACAGCTGGGTCCTTCCCGTCGACCCGGCCGCGCCCACCTCCCTCGGCGTCCCGGACGTGACCCGGGCGATCACCGCCTACGGGCGGGTGGTGGGGCTCCAGCCGGGCGGCGGCAGCCAGTACCGGCTGGAGACCGGCCTGCCGCAGTTGCTGAACGGCTACCTCGCGGCGCTGTCCACCGCCAGGACCGTGATGTTCCTGGTGCTGGGCGGCCTGCTGGCCGTGGCGGTGGGCGTCATCGTGCTCGCCGTGCACCTGCTGGCCGACCGGGCCGACGAGGCGCTCGCCCTCGCGCGGGCGCGCGGCGGGTCGCTGCGCCAGGTCGCCGGCGCCGGCACGGCCCTGGTCGCGCTCGCCGTGGTGCCCGCCACGCTGGCCGGGTACGCGCTGTCGTGGCTGGTGCCCGGTCCGGTGCTGCCGCTCGTGCACGCCGGACCGGCGCTGGTGTGCGGCGCGGCCGTGGGGTTCGCCGCCGTGCGGATGGCGCTCGCGCACCGGGCACCGCTGCGCGAGCGGCGTGACGACGTGGCCGCCTCCCGCCCGTCGGCCAGGCGGGTCACCCTGGAGGTGCTGGTCGTGGGGCTCGCCCTGGGCGGGGCGTACCTGCTGCGCACCCGCGGCCTGGCGGCGGGGACCGCCGGTGACGACCCGTTCCTGCTCCTCGTGCCGATCGCGCTGACGGTGGCCGCGGCGCTGATCACCATCCGCTGCTACCCCTACCCCCTCCGCCTGTTCGTCCGGCTGGCGGCCCGCGGGCCGCGTGCCGTGCCGTTCCTGGGGCTGACCCGGGCGGCACGCGCCCGGTCCGGCAGCGTGCTGCCGGTGCTCATCCTGCTGCCGGCGCTGGCCGTGTCGGTGTTCGCCTCGGTCATCGCCGGCGGCATCGCCGAGACCCAGCGGCTGGCGTCCTGGCAGGACGTCGGGGCGTCCCTGCGGGTGAGTTCGCCCATCGAGCTGCCCGCCGACGCCGTCGCGCGGGTGCGGGCGGTGCCGGGCGTGGAGCTGGTGGTGCCCGCGCAGACCGCTTCGGTGCAGCTCGGGTTCGGCGGCGAGCGGGCGGACGTCATCGCGGTCGACCTGGGCCAGTGGCGGCGGGTGCTCGACGGCGCCCCGATCTCGGTGCCCGCCATGCCGGCCGCCGGCGCCGGTGTCCCGGCGCTGGTCTCACCCGAGCTGCGCGGGCGGGGCACGATGGACGTGGGCTGGCAGACCCGCGTCAAGGTCGCCGAGCGGGGCGTCGTCCCCTCGGTGCCGGGGTTCTTCGCCCGTGGCAAGTTCCTCGTCGTGCCGTACGAGATCAACGAGCGGCCCACGGCGAACACCCTGCTCATCAAGGGCGACGCCGACGCCGAGGCGGTCGCGCGGGCGGTCGGCCGGCCGCGCGCCCAGGTGTCGTCGCAGGCGGAGTCGCTGGCCGCGATCGAGAGCGCCCCGCTCACCGGGACCGTGCGGGTGGTGCTGCTCGTCACGACCGTGGCGCTGGCGGCGTACGCGCTCGTCGCGGTCGTCGTCACCCTCGTCATCGGCGCGGCCGACCGGGCGCGGGCGCTGGCGTTCCTGCGGCCGCTCGGGCTGACCGAACGGCAGGCCCAGGGCCTGACCGTGCTGGAGATCCTGCCGATGATCCTCGTCACCGCGCTGGTCGGGCTGGCGCTCGGGCTCGGCCTGCCCGCCGCGCTCGGGCCGGGCGTCGACCTGTCCGCCTACGCCGGCGGCGTCGCCGTCGCCGGCTACAGCCCCGGCCTGGCCACACCCGCCCTGCTCGCCGCCGGGCTGGCCGTCGTCGCCGTGCTCGGCGCGTACGCGCACACCGCCATCAGCCGCCGCCGCGCCCCCGGTGCGGCCCTCCGAGCAGGGGAGCTCGCGTGAACCCGACCCTGTCCGAGCTGGAAGCCCAGGCGACCGCGTCGAAGGCCGCCTTCGGCGGCGACGCGCACATCGTCTGCGACAACCTCGTCCGCATCTACAAGACC is drawn from Nonomuraea muscovyensis and contains these coding sequences:
- a CDS encoding FtsX-like permease family protein gives rise to the protein MKILPLARVQFGAMVVLALLTLSACALLAGLPRLVQGSFDANLHQSLRAAMASQVDLAVRVESRSRQEDLREPSQFAARDQRFRSILPAALRPVVGPVGTGTGHMSAKTWGTPVQGSGGMTFVNLGWLSDAERRVRWSEGRAPGAPGTMTYQGATITVFEAAVVEEARDKMGLRVGDVRVLGESDHVAVRIVGLFAPKDPADRYWSHHPDVLRVTEVQPPGKLDLERHTTALLSDGGLTALSGEGRNLVYSWVLPVDPAAPTSLGVPDVTRAITAYGRVVGLQPGGGSQYRLETGLPQLLNGYLAALSTARTVMFLVLGGLLAVAVGVIVLAVHLLADRADEALALARARGGSLRQVAGAGTALVALAVVPATLAGYALSWLVPGPVLPLVHAGPALVCGAAVGFAAVRMALAHRAPLRERRDDVAASRPSARRVTLEVLVVGLALGGAYLLRTRGLAAGTAGDDPFLLLVPIALTVAAALITIRCYPYPLRLFVRLAARGPRAVPFLGLTRAARARSGSVLPVLILLPALAVSVFASVIAGGIAETQRLASWQDVGASLRVSSPIELPADAVARVRAVPGVELVVPAQTASVQLGFGGERADVIAVDLGQWRRVLDGAPISVPAMPAAGAGVPALVSPELRGRGTMDVGWQTRVKVAERGVVPSVPGFFARGKFLVVPYEINERPTANTLLIKGDADAEAVARAVGRPRAQVSSQAESLAAIESAPLTGTVRVVLLVTTVALAAYALVAVVVTLVIGAADRARALAFLRPLGLTERQAQGLTVLEILPMILVTALVGLALGLGLPAALGPGVDLSAYAGGVAVAGYSPGLATPALLAAGLAVVAVLGAYAHTAISRRRAPGAALRAGELA